In the genome of Acidimicrobiia bacterium, the window CGGCACATGTCCGATTCCTGCGCCGTCCTCGCGCGCGCCCGCGCCCAGGCCGCCCTCCTCGTCGTGCTGCTCGTCACCGCCGTCGTCGGCCTCGTTGCCGCGCCTGCCGGCGCGGCCGCGGCGGGACCGCACAGCGATGCCCTGGCCGCCCTGGCGCGCTCCTGGCAGGACGCGCGAGCCGCGGTGACGCTCGACCGCCTCGGACTCGGTGCCGCCCAGGCCACCCTCGCCACGGCGCAGGCGGCGTACGACACGGTCGACGCGACCGTCGCCGCGGGCGGTCCGACGCGCCGACTCGACCCCCGTGACGGCAGCGTCGGGTCGAGGGCGCTGTTCGACGCGCGAGACGCCGCGCTGGCCGCTCGCGATCAGGCCGCGACCGGTGTGGCACTGCGCGGTGCGGCGTTGATCGATGCCACGCAGCGCGCGACCGCGGCCGAGGACGCCGTGGTCGGCGAGGTCAGACGACGCGAGCACGTCGACGCTCCGCGGTTGCGGGCGGCGTGGGACGCGGCGCCCGACGCGGATCTCGACGTCGTCGCGTTCGCGCTCGCGCAGGCAGGCAAGCCGTACGTCTTCGCGGCAGCCGGTCCCGACGCGTACGACTGCTCGGGGCTGACCATGGCCGCATGGGCCACGCAAGGCGCGCACCTGGCACACTTCGCCGCCACCCAGTACGGACAAACCGAGCGCATCCGCTCGAACGACCTCCGCCCCGGCGACCTCGTCTTCTTCGGGGACGACCTCGGCCACGTCGGGTTGTACCTCGGCGGTCACCTCATGGTGCACGCGCCGCACACCGGCGACGTCGTGCGCATCGCGTCGGTGAACGGCCGCGACGCGATGCGTACGGGTCGCGTGCGGATCCCGTCCGGGTAGCTACGCGCGGCCGACGCGGCAGGACTGCCCTGTCCGCGCGGTGGGTAGGCGGCTTGCCACGCCGACCTTCCGCGGCGATCATGCAGGGTTCACGACGCGGCGCCGCGATACGGATTCCCCCCACGTATGACGAAGCGACAGGCACGGAGAGGCGGCATCGTCGTCCTCACGCTCGCGGTGCTCGGTGGCATCGGCGCGGCCACGTGGCGGCTCGCGCCCTCGTCGTCGAGCGAGCACGCGCAGAGTGCGACGGCGAAGCGCGTCACGTCGTCCGCTCCTGCCGCCGTGACGTTCACGCCGCCCGACGGCGCGACGGGCGTCGCGCTGTCGCAGCGCGTGCAGGTGCAGGTCGATCACGCGCGCATCCTCGGTGCGCAGCTGCGTGATCCCGCGGGCGTCACCGTCGCGGGCATGACCGTCGCCGACGGCTCCCTGTGGTACGCGGGAGCACCGTCGCTCGAGCCGTCGACGCGCTACCAGATCGACGTGCGCGTCGTCGACGACCACGGTCGCCAGCGTGACGTGCAGTCGGCGTTCACCACGTTGACGCCGAGCGCGAACCTGTCGTGGACCATGACGCCGGGCGACAACGACACCGTCGGCGTCGGGATGCCGGTGATCGTCAAGTTCCACCAGTCGGTCGCGGACAAGGCCGCCGTCGAGCAGCACCTCGTCGTGCAGGCGTCGAAGCCCATCACGGGTGCGTGGCACTGGTTCGGCGACAAGGAGGTCGACTTCCGGCCGGCGACGTACTGGCCCGCGAACACCGATGTCGCCGTCATCGCCGACATGAGCGGCGTCGACGCCGGCAACGGCGTGTGGGGCAGCGACCTTCACAGCGTGCACTTCCACATCGGTGACGCGCACGTGAGCATCGCGGACGCGAACGCGCACACGTTCACGGTCTACGACAACGGCCAGCAGATCGCGTCCTACCCGGCGAGCCTCGGCCGCGAGAAGTACCCGACCATGAGCGGGATCCACATCGTGCTCAACAAGCAGCCGAGCGTGGTCATGGACTCCGCGACGAACGGGATCCCGCGCAACTCGCCCGACGGCTACTACGAGACCGTGTTCCAGGACGTGGCGATCAGCGATCACGGCGAGTACGTGCACGCGGCGCCGTGGTCCGTGAGCGAGCAGGGGCACACGAACGTCTCGCACGGTTGCGTGAACCTCGCGCCCGACGCCGCCGCCAACTTCTTCAACTTCAGCCAGCGCGGCGACATCGTGAACGTCGTGGGCACGGGCCGCCCGCCCGACACGACCGACACCGCGATGAAGGACTGGAACATGACGTGGGCGCAGTGGGTCGCGGGCAGCGCGCTCCCGCACACGCCCGGACCCAACCCGTCGACCGTCATTCGCTGATCCCCGCCCCGCGTCGTACGCTGCGCCGGTCCGGGCGCGGCCGGGGGGAGGCACGCATGACGAGATGGATGCGCGCGGTGCTCGTTGCGCTCGGCGCGCTCGCGACGGCGGTCGTTCCCGCGAGCGTCGCGTCGGCACACGACGCGAACGCGAACGCGCACGACGCAAAACCGCGCACGCTCCAGGTCGGTACGTGGCACCGCAGGCAAGGGCAGTACACGTCGATCCAGGCCGCGGTCGACGCCGCCCGGCCGGGAGACTGGATCCTCGTCGCGCCCGGCGACTACCACGAGCGGGGCGACTACACCGGCCATCTCGTCGCGCCCGACGTGTCGGGCGCGGGCGTGATGATCCGCACACCCGACATCCACCTGCGCGGCCTCGATCGCAACCGCGTGATCGTCGACGGTACGAAGCCCGGCTCGGCGCCGTGCGACGCCTCACCGGCCGCGCAGGACCCGGGGCCGCCGGGACCCGACAGCCGGCCGCTCGGGCGCAACGGCGTCGAGGTCTACGAGGCCGACGGCGTGACCGTCGAGAACATGACCGTGTGCAACTTCCTGACCGGCGCGGGCGGCGGCGGCAACCAGGTGTGGTTCAACGGCGGAGACGGCAGCGGCTCGGTGCACCTCGGCTCGTACCGCGGCGCGTACCTGTCCGCGACGAGCACCTACTACGGCGGCGCCAACGCGCCCGCGGGCGAGTACGGGATCTTCGCGAGCAACTCACGCGGGCCGGGCCTCATCGCGCACACGTACGCGAGCAACATGGCCGACGCGAGCTACTACATCGGCGCCTGTCCCGACTGCAACGCGGTCGTCACCGACGCGCACGCACAGAACTCGGCGCTCGGGTACTCGGGGACGAACTCCGGCGGTCACCTCGTGCTCGAGGACTCGGAGTGGGACCACAACAAGACCGGCATCTCGACGAACAGCCAGAACAACGACGACGCGCCGCCGCCGCAGGACGGCTCGTGCCCGGGAACGTCCGGCGCGCGCTCGTGCACGTTCTTCCGCGACAACTGGATCCACGACAACGACAACCCGAACGTCCCCGGCTCGGGGACCGCGGAGCTCGGACCCGTCGGCACGGGGATCGTCGTCGCCGGCGGCCGCTTCGACACGATCACGGGCAACCGCATCGAGCGCAACGGCGCGTGGGGCGTGCTGCTCGTCCCGTATCCCGACACGGAGACGCCGCCTCCGATCGCGCACTGCCAGGGCGGGACGCAGCAGTCGCCGGGGCTCTGCTACTTCGACGACTGGGGCAACGAGGTCGCCCACAACGACTTCGCGAGCAACGGCGGTTTCGGCAACGTGACCAACGGTGACCTCGGGGACGTGAGCGGGCTCCACACCCCGGGCAACTGCTGGCACGACAACCGCGATCGTTCGGGGGTCGTGTCGAGCGCGCCGGCGAACCTGCAGACGACCCACGCGACGTGCGGCGTCGCGAACCAGGGCGCCGACCTGTCGAGCCCGCTCGCCGCGCAGGTCATCTGCGACACGCAGGTGTTCGGGCCCTGTGCCGACACGCCGGGGATGCACTACCCGCGCCAGACGGTCGTGCAGCTGATGCCGTTGCCGCGCGAGCGGACGATGGACGACGTCTGCGACGACGTGCCGTCGGGTTCCTGGTGTCACGGGAACGACCACCCGTCGCACCATCGGCACGTTCACGACGACTGACAGAAGGAGCGGCCGGCGGGGGTACCGGCCGCTCCTTCGTCTCCGCGCGCCAGGGGTGGCGCGTCCGGTTCAGGCTGCGATGCTCGACTGCTGCGCGTCGCCGC includes:
- a CDS encoding Ig-like domain-containing protein, with product MTKRQARRGGIVVLTLAVLGGIGAATWRLAPSSSSEHAQSATAKRVTSSAPAAVTFTPPDGATGVALSQRVQVQVDHARILGAQLRDPAGVTVAGMTVADGSLWYAGAPSLEPSTRYQIDVRVVDDHGRQRDVQSAFTTLTPSANLSWTMTPGDNDTVGVGMPVIVKFHQSVADKAAVEQHLVVQASKPITGAWHWFGDKEVDFRPATYWPANTDVAVIADMSGVDAGNGVWGSDLHSVHFHIGDAHVSIADANAHTFTVYDNGQQIASYPASLGREKYPTMSGIHIVLNKQPSVVMDSATNGIPRNSPDGYYETVFQDVAISDHGEYVHAAPWSVSEQGHTNVSHGCVNLAPDAAANFFNFSQRGDIVNVVGTGRPPDTTDTAMKDWNMTWAQWVAGSALPHTPGPNPSTVIR
- a CDS encoding C40 family peptidase, translated to MSDSCAVLARARAQAALLVVLLVTAVVGLVAAPAGAAAAGPHSDALAALARSWQDARAAVTLDRLGLGAAQATLATAQAAYDTVDATVAAGGPTRRLDPRDGSVGSRALFDARDAALAARDQAATGVALRGAALIDATQRATAAEDAVVGEVRRREHVDAPRLRAAWDAAPDADLDVVAFALAQAGKPYVFAAAGPDAYDCSGLTMAAWATQGAHLAHFAATQYGQTERIRSNDLRPGDLVFFGDDLGHVGLYLGGHLMVHAPHTGDVVRIASVNGRDAMRTGRVRIPSG